GTGGAGACAACAAAGACTTTGTTAAGCTTTGATTGCATTTGAATCCAGATTTCAGGTGGCCACAAATTCAATGCATTATTTAGGTTCTAGAAACTACTGACATTCACAGTTATGTTCAATGCTAACAAACACAGAATTAAGACCCTTTCCAATCATAGTGCCTTTCGTCTGTTCAGccactgttttcagtttttcaacccTAACATTCAGTGGCAGTAAAAACATTCTTTTATCCTATTATTGCCGGATAAGTAATTCTCCTAATCAGACACTTAATCTTATTATAACTAACTTATACAAAGATGTAGAGGAGACACATTTCTTGGAACGAGAGCAACTGGTTCTAGATAAGAGACACTCTTCATAAATTATGCTCTAATCTGAAACCTGGGATGTATTTGACTTCATTGGCTCAGTTTAACGAGGGAAAAAGGGCAAAGGGAAATTTATCACTATGTCATGCAAATGTTTTAAACCTATGTTTCTAACACTGACCAACTCTAACCTCCCAATCTAAGAAAGCAGTCTCTCTACCCCATCATTCTACATCTCAGCCACTTTATGTGTCTTCACTACATTTGTCAATCAATACTTGAAATATTATACcatctatttctctttcttacttgtCCCCATCATAATATCAGCCATTCAAGGCAGGAACTTTGCATTACCCGGTTGGAACCTTCAGTTCCTGGAGAAGTGCCAGAACAGtagtaaaattcaaaatatatgttgaatcagtaaataaatatcaagtaattatactaaaatgaaaatactttgaaagttgtaaaatcaaattataatgtattaaatttaaaaagcacggTACAGGAGACTTCCCTCTCcatccagtagttaagacttcgggcttccactgcagggggcacgggtttgatccctggtcggggaactcagatcccacacGTCACGTGGCacaggccaaaaagaaaaagaaaaaagcatggtaCACATAGTACATGCATAGTGATACAAACTTTTCCACAATTGGCACcttagtgaaaataaaatgtacatttattgacaCAAAATGTCTAAATAGATAGCCATCAGCTTAAaattcacacacatgcatgcacaccaaagagaaatatatatatataatataatatatatatgtgtatatatatatatatatataccctgtAAACATCTTAAAAAACTTTGAAATTGTACAATTTAAGTGGGAGAATTGGTTGGTACGTGAATtcatatctcaacaaagctgttttTAAATCACATTCAAAATAAATCACATGCACAATTTAACGTGGAGAGTGGTAATTAAGAGCTGGTGCTGGGGCCACCGCTTCCAGCTATGAGGCCGGGTGCTTCTCTTAATCTCTCTTTGCCTCATTTCCTCATCCTGAAATGGGGTGAGAGTCCTCCCTGgaaaggttgttgtgaggatgacaTGAGTTAACACATGGAAAGTCAGCGCTGGAAAGCAGCCTGCCAGGTAGCAAGCTCTCACCAAGGCTGCCATTGTGGATGCACCCAGAGTTCGGGGTGCTAGTCCCCTAAGGGGGTCATAGTCTGAGGGAGTGACACACGTCAGTGATAATCCCCATATGATGTGCTCGGTGGTGGCCTGTGTGACCAGGTGGATACGGGAGTGACCTGAGATAGAGAACACTGAAATAGAGAAGGGTGGGTATAGGGGAGGTGACACAATGGGAAGCTTTATTACAGAAGTTGTTGACTGGGAGGTGTGCCCAAGAGGTACTTCAATTATAAGATCGAGGGCTGAGTAGTCTGGTTGAGAGACATGAGCAGTAGTTGCACAAGGGAGCTAAGACACTCTTGGGGCAGGAGGAAAGCATCTCTGAGCTCTAACAGAAGCGGAATGAAAGGTCGAAGAGAAATGACGTCGCCTGGCATCTCAGTTTTGTGAACCCTTGCGCTTCTCTCCTCTATGCACAGGTTCCCACCCTCACTCTTCGAAGGACTTTCTCAAATACAAATCTAACAATGTCTCTCCCCGGCTTGAAGCCCTCCCTCCAAGGTCCACTGCCGACTTTCTGGCCTTACTCCACGCGGCCCGCCTCCTCCGCTCgtccccctcctccctggcctcctgAGCTCACCCGATGCTCTGTCCCTTCACCTCAGCTATCCCTCACAGCCTCTAAAGTCCCAGGTCCTGAAGCCCACGACCTCCGGAAGATCGCGGCCATCACGGAGGCGCGAATGGATAAATGGGTGGACAAAGGCTCCAGAAGTGACTCAACCAGAGCGCCAACCATTACAAGAGGATAtagcgtgggggggggggggggagggtaagAAGAGCTGCGCAGGCGTAATAGGGCGGCTGCTTGACAGGTACTCGGGTGAACTGGAGCAGCCAATCCGCACGAAGAGGGGCGGGACCGCTTCGCGACAGGAAAGCCCTGCCCACACTGCCTGCACGAGAGCGAGTGGGTACGGATGGCTTCTTGGAAGGGGCCTCCTAGAAGCCTATGAGGTCTTTTCTGGCCGGAGTCGGCCAAAGTGATCCAGACCTTCAATCCAGACTCCGAGGGGGCGTGGCTGCCGCAGAGACCTCCATATCTCCGTTCTTGAGACACTCCCGCACACCGTTTCTGTATCCCCTCGTCTAGAAGGCTCTTAGATCTTTGCAGCGTGAAGGGCCCCTTCCGCCGCCTCCCCAGGGCGCCGGAGTCAGCCAAGGCCGAGATCCGGCAAAAGTCCGTCATCCCTCAAACTGTCGCTACCCTTCAGATGGCCCTCCTTGCACCCTGTCTTAcacccactcacctcctgctctaACACTGGTAGGCAGGTGAGCAGAGTTAGGCTGCCTCCTTCCCCACGGTCCTCAAACGGAGTGAGACCCAGACCTGTGGGCAAGGAGCCCAGCACCCTGAGCACACAGAGGGGGACCTGCAGGACATGTTagagagaggggaaagaagaaCAGGGGGCTCCTGAGGGAGACAGCACAGGAAGTGGTCCAGGTGGGAGTTCAGTATGTCTCAGAAACTGGCAGAAGCCTCAGAGGGCAGAGATTCCCTCTATTCTTGTTCTCTCATGAATGGGGTCTTTTCCCTATTCTACCAGACCCTTCAAAATAGACAATCTCAGCTTCCTACTGATGCCTGTGACATTCAGTTCATCTTGTAAGTTAGGAAGAAAACACGTCATgttcctattatgtgccaggcttgATGCTATCCACTTCCCTTTATCTCTGGTCAATCTTAGATAATTCCTGTTTTATTACCTTTCCTCAGGGAAATTAATGACTTTGAGGATGCATCTATGTTCTTCGCAGAGCAATCGGTAGTGCTTAGAGAAGGGGAAAAGCACCGTTTGGGAGTGTGAGGGGCTGCGGCAGTGATTGACGTGAGCAGAAGAGAGTCCTGGGTGTGAGTGCCGATTTTCAGGCAGCCACTCTTGGCAACAGACTTCCCTCCTTCCACACAAGGTCTTTTGTATCATTTGCAGCACTGAgtccagaaggggaagagagagttcAGAGCTGGATCTTgcagctttctctctttttgataCCTCTAGGTTCTCATCTGCACCCACCCAACTCAGGCTGGCTCTCCATCACCCACTCCTCCCAGCCTTTcatcattggagttttgatttccCTGTAGGTCTCAGTGCCTCTCACCCAACTTTCCCATCTGGTAGGTAAGAAATTagacccaggggcttccctggccgtctagtggttaagactccgtgctcccaatgccgAGGGCATtccccctggtgggggaactaagatcctgcaggctgtCTGGcgagcccccccaaaaaagaaaagaaatcagaccCAAAAGGATGGCTCCAGAAATTCTGATAAGGAATGCATGCCCAAGAAGCAGGGCAAGTGGCCAGCCCTCCTCGAAAGTGACTTCCTGAAAACAGCCTTCACTGCCAGTCTAGCCCCTCAGGAATCACACCTTGAGAACACAGTTGTTCATCCTAAATACTCCTAACAAATGAGACACTTCTTAATAcacaaagcttttaaaattttcgaCACCGAGTTTCATGACTATTTATAAGTGCTGGGTTTAACATCTAAGAAGCTAAATTCATTAGCTTGGGACCTGACTTGTGCCACTTCCAGTGTGGAAGGCATTGTTGCCCACTGCTGAGTGTGTGTCTAGCCTTTGGGGCCTCTTAGAGGGGACAGATGCAATACTCAGCCCTGATGCACCTATACTGAACTTTGGCAAAACGGGGAGATGAGGTGGTGACTTACTGTTGTGTGCTTGCAGAAGCCACACACAGGTAGCTGGGCTCTCTCTCCCTGGTTCTGCCCTAGGCTCAACCTGTCCTCTATCTTGAGCCAGTGTCAATACCACCTGGCTCAGGTGAAGTTTTCTTTCTACCTGTTAAAGGTGAAATACCTCATGGTGataggggtgggagtggaggatcCCTAAAGAGGGCAGAAGTTTCAGGATGGGGCAAAAGCGCTAGAACCTTCTGGAGAAGTGGATCTGAGGTCCTTTTCATACTTCCTGGAGACCTTCCAAAGCACCTGGGACTTAAAGGGTCCTCTTCCTCAAATGCCTGCTTTCTTGCTGCTTATTCCCCACCGGAGGAGTCTGGAAACTTGAGCTGAGTCTCCATTCTGCTACCATGGCAcagtgtgaccttaagcaagacCATTATCTTCTCTGGAGCACAGTTACCCCATGGGGGTCTCTCTAATGATGACCCCCTTTCTCTCATGCTGCAGATCTTACTGTGTGTATATCAGGGCCATTCGCAGCTACAAGAACAGCCCCTGTGAACTGAGCAGCATAATCAGATGTCATCATCACAACAAACATTCAAAGTCGGCTCAGTCATCGTTCCCACTTCATGGATGAGCAAATAGGCAGGAATAGGGTAAGTCAGTTGCTCAAGTGCACATAGCAAGTAAATAACAGAGCCTGGATTTGTCTCCAAAGTATGTGCTATTATTGGTTCTTCTGACTCTCGAGGTTCATAAATTCTCCTCACACAGGGCCTGGAAAGCATTCATTCCACACATACAAATTGAGGGCTGGTCATGGGTTGGCCCCGTGCCACTGCAGCCCCTCCACCCCAAACCTCAAAGGTATGTCCTGTTgttattccattttattattttttaaaataaataaatttatttatttatttttggctgcattgggtcttcgttgctgcgcgcgggctttctctagttgcggcgagcgggggctactcttctttgcggtgcgcgggcttctcatcgcggtggctgctcttgctgcagagcacgggctctaggcgcgcaggctcactAGCTGTGGcacggaggctcagtagttgtggctcacgggctctagagcacaggctcagtagttgtggcacattggcttgctccgcggcgtgtgggatcttcctggaccagggctcgaacctgtgtcccctgctttggcaggcggattcttaactactgcgccaccagggaagtcccgttacTCCATCTTAGAggagagggaactgaggctcataATGAAGGAGCTGCCTGAGATCTCCCAGTGAGCAAGTGGCAAGCTGGGCTTCACATCCAGCTCTTTCTGGTCCGGGAGCCCTGGTCTTAAGCTCTGTGCAAGAACCGAATCTTGAAAATAGGAAGCACCATGGAAGGTTTTCGTGAGGAGGTGCAACATGTTTGCACTAGGAAGGCCCTCCGGCTTCCTACTCACCTGAATCCTTCCCACCCTGTCTTTCAGGGCTCTGTCCTGCCCTCTGACCCCCAGCACTGGGAGCTGCTGGTGGCTTCCTGTCCTCAGTGACTCAACAATTCAATCAAAATCTATTTATCAGTATTGGGAATAAGGGCGGCAACAGTCTTGCTTCAGTTGTTCACTGCGCAGTGGGAGAAGAGGGTGAAAAGAGAGGAATCAGGGAGGCGGGACAGCAGAATAGAGGGGCCCGTGGTCGTCCAGCGTCAAGGGCACAGGTCGAAGGCACATGGTGGGGCGAGGGACAGGAAGAGCTTGGCCAGCGGTGCACAAGGCAGGCGCGGGGGTCTGCCGAGGGAGGCGGCCCACTCTTCATCCCAGGCCGGTGGTCCTCCCctcgccccccctcccccacagtaGGCAGGAAGCGAGGACAGGGCGGGGGGCTTCTAACTACAGCTTCCGGTCCCCAGGGGCTAAGTGGTCGTCAGGATGTGGTCAGAGGGTGGGCGATCCTGTGGGGTGCCCATCAGCCCCAGATCTCCCCCCAATGAAACCCAGTCCAAGGAAAAGCGATGCGACGGCCAAGCGAATGGAGCCTCAAGGCCAGCCCCACCGCCTCGCTGACACGATGTTCCCGGAACGCCCGCCCCCCAGAAGTCCTGGAACCCGCACTTCTGGCCCAAGTACCCAGAAATATCTTGTCCCCTTCCACACATTTCTGGGCCCCTCGTTTAGGATCTAGGTGAGCTAAAGAAACTGAAAGCGCCCTTCTCACAGGACGGGTCTGAggcccatccctcccctccctccgctTAGCCTCTGAGAGGGCCTGAGGCCCTCCCTCTGCTCGGCGGGTGTGGCAGGTGAGCCGTCTCCTTTAAGAGTGCACTGGGGAGAGGGAGCTGCAGGAATCTTAAGGAATCTGACCAGTTCCTTCGGCCCAAGAGTATTGTTGCCCTGGGCGGGGCTGCTGGGCTTAAAAAGCTGGAACCCACCTGGGCTGGACGCAGCTCCAGGAGCCTCCTCAGACCAGCTCTCTGCACTCAGCTCTCAGGTGAGCAAGTTTCCACCAGGACTTCAGGGATCCTAGGAaaaggggtgggggcagagggggtATCAGTCTGAGGAAGGGGTGGTAGCTGCCTGAGTATTCTCAGTaacgtgtgtgtgtttgggggattGGAGGACTGGAGgctgcctgctctgtgcccactGTCATATGGAAGGAAGGTGGGGTGGAGGCTAGAGGAAACAGGAGCCAATCTTTGGCCAAAGAATATGTAAAGTGGAGTTGTGACCCTCACGATCCAGGAATTCCAGGGTGGtggaaggggcagggagagacAGATTGGCCAAAGGAGGGCCAGGTTTGGAAATTGCTCAGAGCCAACAGACCCCCATGTTCCCAAGGAGCGTGTTAATAGTTCCTCCTTCCTATGGCAAAAGGACCCGTGTACTTGTACATTTACTTATTGTAACACGTTTCAGTACTTAACTATGTGCTACGCGCTATTCTTAGGCTTAACATATAGTAACTCATGTAATTCAGTTATAACCTTATGAGGTTGCTAttataattatcctcatttttacagggcactgaagcacagagaggttaagtaacccaGCTGAGTCACACAGCTGTTAAGTGGCTGAGAGAGGAATTCTCTGGCACGTAACAACTGGGGTTGCAGTCTGGAACACTGACGACCCCTATGCCTGCCTGAGGCTAACAATAGGCAGAAAGCTGGTAGCAGGTCTTATCTcaaggacacagccaccctagGGACTAGTAAATGAAGATATGGATAGTTCCCACCCTAAGGAGAAAGAAGGAGCCATGTCCCACCCAATAGGCAGTTTCCTGCCAACAGCAGTCTGTACTCTGAGAGTGGAATTTGGGGCTACCTGGAGCAGGGCTTGGCCAGGGCTGAGGTGGGAGGCTCTTGCCTGTCCCTGGCACCTGTCCCTGGCACCTGCCCCTAATGCCTCCGCTTCCCCTGCCCAGCTGTTCACTCAGAGGAGTCCTGGGCATGCCCTAGGTGGAGGCTATCTTGGAACTTAGCCTGGTAGTGCCCCAGGCCCAGACCTTTGGATAGCCCGAGGCCTGACAACCTTAGCCCTTTGAGCCAGGGGTCAGGAAGGCAGGCACCAAAGCCTGAGTTAGAACAGCAGCCCTGCTCTCCTGATGGTGTGTCAGGCATCTGATTACCAGATTTTAACAAAACCTCATATGGCACTTACTATGcacaggcactgctctaagcactTAACTCCACAAGGCATTACTATTATCATCTCTAGACAAGGAAACAAATTAGTAACTTTTCCAAGTCGACCCCATAAGCAAGGGCAGCCTTGAGATTTGTGCCACCAAGTGCCGTGAGACGGGGCCGGTCGGGGCTGTCTGACCCCAgcctgcccccttcccctgcAGCCTAGTCCTGCCGCTGTGTCATGGAGGGAGTGGTCCGGGGCCTTCTCCTCCTGCTGGCAGGTGAGTCAGTCCTCCCAGAGGTGACCCTGCTgtcactcacccacccacccaccaaggCTGTGAAAACCAGGACAGCATCTCACAAAGGGGGCCTGATGTTGAatgaatgtgttttcatttcaactGTCAACTTAAAGAGAAACATAAAGGAAGTAACGGTACAGGTAGGAAGTAGCTATTGCAAAAGTTACCCAGGTTAATGGAACTTTGGGAGCTAACCATCTGTTGGCATGAAGAGAACAGCATTCCCTACTTCTTTAGGAGGCAGAGCATTAGCCAGGACCTGTGTAGAAAGCTTTTCAGGAGAGGGTAAAAAGATACCAACACACCATCCCATTTTGAGTATAAGAAAGAATAGCAGGAAGCCTGAGAAATTGCTggaaggctggggggtggggacggagggcgggggtgggggggtggggggcgggcacaAAGACCAGGAAGTAGGAGACAAAATCCCAGGtctgtttgggggtggggaaggtgtgAGGAAAGGAACCGGTGACCTCAGGGCCCCTCCATCCCACCTCCCCAGAGTCCCAACGAAGCTGGCTGTCCTTGCGCCTCTAGGCTGGGGTCCTGGCTGCTGATTCATTTTGAGACCAGTGCCGTGAATTAACAGCCAGTCCCTCTGCTTCTCTCACCCAGGCCTGCCCGTCCTGGAAGCCAATGACCTGGTTGGTGAGTAAGGCCCCAAACTGCCCTGCTGGCCCTGCCTTAGCTGGCCCTAAGACCCCACATCCTGCCTCCTGGCTCtggtccttatttattttttttatgttttctttcctgcaGATAAAGGCAGTCCCTTCTACTATGGTAAGAGCTGATATCCCttgccccccacccctacccttgCCTATCCTGGACCTCTTTGCTAGGGGTTGGTGAGGGGTGATGTGGAGCCCAGTGTAGACAGAAAGGGGCTTGAGGGAACAGGGAAGGAGGGGCAGGATGGGGCTGAGACTGGGGATTAAAGAACCAGAGTCGTCGTCATTGTCGTCGTCGACCAGAAGAGTGACAGGCCGACTCATAACATGGTCTTTGGGAGAACTTCATTCCAGCAAGGAGGTAAGGTGCCCACAGGATGTTTAGGAAGACTTCCGGGGAAAGGGGCTAGAGGCACCTGGCtaatctcctttcttcaactcactctCTCTTGCCTTCCCCAGGACCAGCTCCTTGCTGCCTGACAACGCCCCAAGCAGGTTTccgctccctctgcctggcactGTCCCCCAACACAGTCCTCATGTGctccaggtctcagctcaaatgccacctttcAGAAAAGCCTTCCTGGATCATTCTTCAAAGCCCATTCTTTTTCTGTGCTCTTCTGCTTGTTTTTTCTTCCTATCACTTGTTCCCACCAGATATTAGATGATGTACTTACTGGCTTGTCTTTCTTGTTGCCTGGAATGTAAGTGCATCTGTACAAGCAGGTGGTCATAACTATCTGTTGAATGACTGGGCTGGAGCCAGGCTGGTGCCAGCTCACTCTCTATGCTCCTCTAGACTGGGAAGGCCTGCAGCTGGGCGGGGTGATCTGTGCGGCGCTCCTGTGCATCGCTGGAATCTTGTTCGCCTTGAGTGAGCAGTGGGACTggcggggccggggtgggggtggggagcgggtGGGAAGGGGGTGGCTCAGGCTCCCCAGGCTCTTTGAACTGGCTGTCTCTTCCTTCACAGGTGGCAAATGCAAATGCAAGCAAGATCATAAGCACAGGTGAGACAGGGCCCTGTTGTGTGCACCTTGAGCAGAGCAGAGCTATTTGGCGGTAAAGCCCTACAATTTGGAGAAAGAGGACAGCCCCCGGGCTGTCCCTGGGCTTGCAGTGGGATTTGTCATTCACAGATCATCAACCCTGAAGGGCCCCAAATCAGGGAAAGCTCTGACCCTTCGTATTGTGTAAAGTGGCACCAGGAATCTTGGTGGGGGAAAAGGACAGAGGCTTGAGGATGCTAATCTGACGTGTTCCTTTCTCAGCTCCTTACCCGAGAAAGCTGTTCCACTCATCACTCCAGGTGAGACAGGCTTCGAGAGGCTTCCAGGCACTCAGGCAGGATAGCCATATAATTTgagaattaataaattttatgctGTAAGGCAGACTGTCCTGAGCCAGCCTGCCTTGGGGTCATCTGAGGCTGAGGGGGGTGTCCGTGGAGTGACCCAGTTTGTGAAGACCTGACCTCCATTCTCTCCACAGGCTCTGCCAGTACCTGCTGAGCACAGGACCGGCTTCACGGCACTTCCTGCACCAGCTCCCATACTGTCCCCTCCCCCTTGGGGGACTTTACCCTTCGTGATGGTCTTTCTCTCTGAGGGTGGGCCCTTAGGCTCCCTTATGCTCAGGAGGCTG
This window of the Orcinus orca chromosome 14, mOrcOrc1.1, whole genome shotgun sequence genome carries:
- the FXYD4 gene encoding FXYD domain-containing ion transport regulator 4, whose product is MEGVVRGLLLLLAGLPVLEANDLVDKGSPFYYDWEGLQLGGVICAALLCIAGILFALSGKCKCKQDHKHSSLPEKAVPLITPGSASTC